The genomic region GTGCCCAGTTAATAAAGAAAGCTGTTAAATCGGCATCGGATTCTGCTTTAGCAGCTTCGAGTGCACAACTTAAACCACCAGCATCAGCAATGTTTTCCGAAACGACTAGCTTACCGTTTACTTTACCAGCTGGTGTTTCCAAACCATCAAATTCATTGATCATGTCTTGAGCTAAGTTTTGGAAGTAATCTAAGTCTTCTTTTGTCCACCAGTTATGTAAGTTTCCTTTTTCATCAAATTGAGCACCGTTATTATCAAATGCATGTGAAATTTCATGAGCAATAACGGCTCCAATCCCGCCATAATTTTGGCTGGATGATTGTTTAATGCTATAAAATGGTGCTTGCAAAATTGCTGCAGGGAAAACAATAACATTAAATTGAGGATCATAATATGCATTAACCATATGAGCAGGCATTTGCCAACGTGTACGATCGACTTTTTTACCAAACTTAGCAAAGTGATTACGAATAGTGATTTCAGTAAAGTTTAATGCATTATCTAGTAAAGATAAATCCTCATTAACTTTAAATTTCTTGTATAAAGGATCTAATTCACTAGGATACCCAACATTAATTCCTAATGCATCCAATTTAACAATTGCTTGTTTACGTGTTGATTCACTTAGCCAATCATTTTGTTCTAATCTCTTCTTATATACATTGACCATTTGATGAACCATGTGTTCAACATCTTTTTTAGCTTCAGCACTAAAATATTTATGTGCATAATAAAGACCAACTGTTTGATTAAAGCGGTTAGTAGCAAGATAATATGCGGATTTTTGTGGACTCATTGCTTTTTTGGAACCAGAAAGTGCTCGTGAAAATTCGCCACCGCATACACGAATGTCATTGCTTAGATAACCGGTGACACTGGTTAAAGTATTTACTAATAGCCAACTCTTAAAGTTTTCAAAAGTGTCTTCATTAACGATTTGGTTAAGTGCTTCATAGTACTTAGGTTCTTCAACAATAACTTGATCAGGAACAGTTCCAATTAAGCCTTTGATATAAGTTTCAAGATCAAGAATTGAACTAAATTTCTTAAAGTCATTAAAAGAGTACTTATTGTACATTTCAGGGTAATTTGCTCGTTCAGTACTGTCTTTTTCATGTGGTGCAAGAGAAGCATCAAATGCTAAGGCACGTTTTAAATGTTCTTTTGCGCTTTGATCATCAAAATCAGCCATCTTAAATAATTTCATTACCATGGTTGAAAAAACTTGTAAAAGCATTTTGCCATTTTCGTTTTCTTCAGTATAGTAAGTTTTATCTGGAAGAATCAAAGAAGGCACAGAAGCATAAAGTGCATAGTTTTCAGTATCTTTCATGTCGCTACTTACATACATATTAATAGGAGCTTCATAGCCTTGCATTGTTAATTCAATAGCTTTGTTTTGCCAATCTTGCCAATCTTTTAGTGCTAAAATGGATTGTAAATATTTTTTAGCAGGAGCAAAACCATCATGATTCCTTTGATTAAAGTTCAATGCAAGGCGATAATACTTAACGAATTCACGTAGGTATTGATCATCAACTTCAGTATCAAGCATTGTATCAAAATCATGCATTAAGGTTTGTTCAATATCATCAGCTAAATCTTGAAATCCCCCAGTTTGTGGTTTATCATCAGGTATTTTTGCTGTTTTTAGCCAGTTGCCATTAACAGCCATATATAAATCGTCTTTAATTAAGTCTTTATTTACAGTATCTTTTTCAGTCATTTTGAGACCTCCTTACAGATATTTTAAACTTAATCTAAAAAAAGACAAAAAAATAGACCAAATTTTCCAATTAATTATCAAATCCCACTGCAAATTTGACAATTAATAAAAATTTGGCCCAGTCACGCAGGAGTTTATCTCATATTACTTATTTTGAGCACATGAGCATTTTGCATTTGGGTTCGACTTGCAAGTGCAAGTTTTACCGTTTGAACAGCCACATGAGCATTCACATTTGCATTGCTTTTCAGTCATAATAGAACCCTTCTTTGCTAAGAATAATTTGCTTAATAAAATAAGGAGCCTCGACCCTGACTTAAATCATAACACATCACCTTATGGTCACTAGTTTACCATCTAACACAGGGCTTCTAACTCCTTACAATTCTTATTATATGTAGTTCGCCGATAATATCAAATAAAAAGCTCAGAGTAAAATAAATAATAAAAAAAACAGACTATCACTAGTCTGTTAAAGTTATGGGTGGTCAGGGGATCGAACCCTGGACCCACGGATTAAGAGTCCGTTGCTCTGCCAGCTGAGCTAACCACCCAAAAAATAAGTACATATCTTATCGACGATTTATATAATACCAAGAATAAAATAGTATTGCAAGTCTTTTTTTTATTTTTTTTGAAAAATCTGTTTTTTATTGTTTTTTATATTAAAAAGGATGCATGTGCAGGTGCATCCTTTTCTGTTCTGTATTTTAAATCGCTTCTAAAAGTAAAATCAAGAGATTATTCTGGAAAATAGAATTAGGTGGTCCAATTTGATGTGAAATTAATTAAAACCATTCAAGAATGAGGTAACAAAGATTGACTTGAATGTAGTAAAAAACTTCAAAATAAATTAGTAAAAACTCCGGAGCTAATTATTAATTTATGCATCAAAATGAATAATAAATGCATTATCAAGATTGGGAGAATGTATCAGATCATTACTTTGAATGAATGTAAAAAATGGAGAATGTATATTAGAACGAGAAAACATTCATTCAATGAAATGAAAAATACAGATAGTGCATAATTATTTTGACAAAGTAATTCATGATATTAAATTTAGAACCTACACGTATTATATCACAGTT from Ligilactobacillus cholophilus harbors:
- a CDS encoding M13 family metallopeptidase codes for the protein MTEKDTVNKDLIKDDLYMAVNGNWLKTAKIPDDKPQTGGFQDLADDIEQTLMHDFDTMLDTEVDDQYLREFVKYYRLALNFNQRNHDGFAPAKKYLQSILALKDWQDWQNKAIELTMQGYEAPINMYVSSDMKDTENYALYASVPSLILPDKTYYTEENENGKMLLQVFSTMVMKLFKMADFDDQSAKEHLKRALAFDASLAPHEKDSTERANYPEMYNKYSFNDFKKFSSILDLETYIKGLIGTVPDQVIVEEPKYYEALNQIVNEDTFENFKSWLLVNTLTSVTGYLSNDIRVCGGEFSRALSGSKKAMSPQKSAYYLATNRFNQTVGLYYAHKYFSAEAKKDVEHMVHQMVNVYKKRLEQNDWLSESTRKQAIVKLDALGINVGYPSELDPLYKKFKVNEDLSLLDNALNFTEITIRNHFAKFGKKVDRTRWQMPAHMVNAYYDPQFNVIVFPAAILQAPFYSIKQSSSQNYGGIGAVIAHEISHAFDNNGAQFDEKGNLHNWWTKEDLDYFQNLAQDMINEFDGLETPAGKVNGKLVVSENIADAGGLSCALEAAKAESDADLTAFFINWARIWRVKASMERMQLLLNIDVHAPAVLRANVQPQNLPEFYQTFNITENDGMYLSPDKRVSIW